Proteins found in one Kluyveromyces marxianus DMKU3-1042 DNA, complete genome, chromosome 2 genomic segment:
- the BIO4 gene encoding ATP-dependent dethiobiotin synthetase BioD translates to MTKIIFVTGTGTDVGKTFISALLVHRLKADYWKPVQTGLECDTGDTRTVSMFPTELTGWKPKLFPPRFQFKKPLSPYNAMEFESDIDIELEDFCIPSTDDLQNDVLVVEGAGGLFVPITKKLEITTDLIRSLIERYPQHEISIVVVADSGLGTLNHTMLTVEHLKHHGLDKNFSGCILNGTINAINAKTLRSFGVNILGEIERCETTQDLGTALKKMPGLDSLYVDSK, encoded by the coding sequence ATGACTAAGATTATCTTCGTAACAGGGACGGGAACAGATGTGGGAAAAACGTTTATTTCAGCTTTACTGGTTCACAGATTAAAAGCTGATTACTGGAAGCCGGTTCAGACTGGGCTCGAATGTGATACAGGCGACACAAGGACGGTTTCCATGTTTCCCACCGAATTAACAGGTTGGAAACCAAAGCTATTTCCACCAAGATTCCAGTTCAAGAAACCACTTTCACCTTACAATGCCATGGAATTCGAGTCTGATATTGACATTGAATTAGAAGACTTTTGTATTCCAAGTACCGATGACCTCCAAAACGATGTTTTGGTTGTCGAAGGTGCGGGCGGGCTATTTGTGCCCATAACCAAAAAGCTCGAGATCACAACAGACCTGATTCGCAGTTTGATCGAAAGGTACCCTCAGCATGAAATATCCATAGTTGTAGTTGCGGACAGCGGTCTTGGTACCCTGAATCATACCATGCTCACGGTAGAGCATTTGAAGCATCATGGACTGGACAAGAATTTCTCGGGCTGCATCCTCAATGGTACGATAAACGCCATTAACGCGAAAACACTAAGGTCGTTTGGGGTTAATATTCTAGGTGAGATAGAGCGCTGCGAAACAACACAGGACTTGGGCACAGCTCTCAAGAAAATGCCTGGTTTGGATAGTCTATATGTCGATAGCAAGTAA
- the PHO3 gene encoding histidine phosphatase family protein: MKYLTLLTILAVVQGASLYDRRFSENGISKIGRQESLFPYLAGSAPYFKYPHDYGIDLPVPEHCQLKQVQLLARHGERFPSKGKGKQLNNTYQKLERYRGKFNGSLSFLNDEEYQWFLDDSSQLELEVTFENTLNPLNPYTGEQDARTHARNFLSLYGQLLNKNSNIELFTTNSKRVHDTAMFFAQELDNIVNSTHLNVISEDPSSGANNLSPGYSCLPWDEDENAAYLSTYSEAYLEDIAERLNRENADIGLKLNKSDASLLFVWCGFELNAKGYSDVCNIFTNEELIHYSYQDDLTSYYEDGAGHSLIKPIGSLLFNASVELLKQSDEQEQKVWLSFTHDTDILNYLTTVGLFDDGKKLNTSYIPFLQHTFHKSWLTPMGARLYTEKFQCSNETYVRYTLNDAVIPIESCSTGPGFSCPEKEFYSYANERLQGLNFVKSCNITSSSNHTSLSFYWDYNTTRYNASLILE, translated from the coding sequence ATGAAGTACTTAACTTTATTGACAATTCTTGCTGTGGTGCAAGGAGCTAGTTTGTACGATCGCCGGTTTTCTGAGAATGGGATTAGTAAAATTGGGAGACAAGAATCTCTATTTCCCTATTTGGCAGGTTCGGCGCCGTACTTTAAATATCCTCATGATTACGGCATCGATTTACCGGTCCCAGAACATTGTCAATTGAAGCAGGTACAATTGTTAGCACGTCATGGAGAAAGATTTCCAAGCAAAGGTAAAGGGAAGCAGCTAAACAACACCTATCAGAAACTTGAAAGATACAGAGGGAAATTCAATGGCTCATTATCTTTCCtgaatgatgaagaatacCAATGGTTCTTAGATGATTCCTCCCAACTTGAGCTTGAAGTTACTTTTGAAAACACTCTAAACCCATTAAACCCTTACACTGGCGAACAAGATGCAAGAACACATGCTCGCAATTTCCTTTCACTCTACGGACAACTATTGAATAAGAACTCGAATATTGAGCTTTTCacaacaaattcaaagcGTGTTCATGATACAGCTATGTTTTTCGCCCAAGAGTTGGATAACATAGTAAATTCCACGCATTTAAACGTAATTAGCGAAGACCCTAGCTCTGGAGCCAATAATTTATCGCCAGGCTACTCATGCTTGCCGTGGGACGAGGATGAAAATGCTGCCTATTTATCAACCTATTCCGAAGCTTACCTGGAGGACATCGCCGAAAGATTAAACAGAGAGAATGCCGATATTGGGTTGAAATTAAACAAGTCTGATGCCTCTTTGCTTTTTGTATGGTGTGGCTTCGAGCTTAACGCTAAAGGATACAGTGATGTGTGTAACATTTTCACCAATGAAGAGTTAATCCACTACTCTTATCAAGATGATTTAACATCATACTACGAGGATGGGGCAGGTCATTCTTTAATAAAACCAATTGGCTCACTTCTTTTCAACGCTTCAGTTGAACTGTTGAAACAAAGTGACGAACAAGAGCAAAAAGTGTGGTTAAGCTTCACACATGATACAGATATTCTAAATTACTTGACTACTGTGGGACTATTTGATGATGGTAAAAAATTGAATACTTCCTACATACCATTTCTACAACACACCTTCCACAAATCATGGTTAACACCTATGGGGGCTAGACTTTATACTGAAAAGTTCCAATGTTCTAATGAAACTTATGTGAGATATACACTAAATGACGCTGTGATCCCCATCGAGTCATGCTCGACTGGTCCTGGTTTCTCTTGTCCGGAAAAAGAGTTCTATTCTTACGCTAATGAGAGGCTTCAAGGATTGAATTTTGTTAAGTCGTGCAATATTACTTCATCAAGTAACCACACTAGTCTAAGCTTTTATTGGGACTACAACACTACACGCTACAATGCTTCTTTAATATTAGAGTAA
- the MRS6 gene encoding GTPase-activating protein MRS6 has protein sequence MLNAERRPSMAERRPSFFSPGPDGSIQASPLVVPHLAGIEDPLPETTPEKVDVVIAGTGLIESILSAALAWQGSSVLHIDSNNYYGDTWATMTIDQIKNWTEKINEETSEPKFYKDAKLYVSGLVAQGKYKSKNFGIDLSPKILFAQSDLLSILIKSRVHQYLEFQSLSNFHTFENDNFEKLTNTKQEIFTDQTLPLLTKRNLMRFIKFVLEFEKNTDLWEPYAKKPLANFLVDKFKLEKPQVFELLFSLGMCRNLDTKTPEGLARIRRFLTSFDVYGPFPVLYSKYGGPGELSQGFCRSAAVAGATYKLNHKLVSYDPNSQTAFFEDGSRARVTEKVVMSPTQHPPNSGNIPDQKYEVHRLTCVVEKDCSQWFSEGENAAMVVFPPDSLSSGNRESVQVLILGSGAEVCEPGTSVWYLSTIQQGPQGNLDLDAALDAMITSILRESSEIPEDDDLVEIGANGIPLVNSVKLGKSFKELIFKEQVNFIMKLYYTQYTSTPPFDVVTPDLFDLNKSNEFMPGASDNGILYTPLPSGEISYDEVITAAKLLYEKIVGSDDDFFDIDFENDEQDIRNNATNIGTFDENAIADDDDDDIRMMDSETVEFAGEMEI, from the coding sequence ATGTTGAATGCAGAACGTCGTCCATCAATGGCAGAACGTCGCccatcttttttctctccaGGACCAGATGGATCTATTCAAGCAAGTCCGTTAGTTGTTCCTCATCTAGCTGGAATTGAGGATCCCCTTCCGGAAACAACGCCCGAAAAAGTTGATGTTGTAATTGCGGGAACAGGTTTAATCGAAAGTATCTTATCTGCAGCATTGGCATGGCAAGGCTCAAGCGTACTTCATATTGATTCTAATAACTATTACGGCGATACATGGGCAACAATGACTATTGACCAGATAAAGAATTGGACGGAAAAGATCAATGAAGAAACAAGTGAACCAAAATTTTACAAGGATGCTAAACTATATGTGTCCGGGTTGGTCGCACAAGGTAAATACAAGTCCAAGAACTttggtattgatttgagCCCCAAGATCCTCTTTGCCCAGTCAGATTTGCTCTCAATTTTGATTAAGTCTAGAGTGCATCAATATTTAGAATTCCAATCTCTATCCAATTTTCACACCTTCGAAAATGACAATTTTGAGAAACTAACCAATACAAAGCAAGAAATATTCACAGACCAAACACTTCCATTATTGACTAAACGTAATTTAATGCGATTCATTAAATTTGTTCTAGAGTTCGAGAAAAATACAGATTTATGGGAACCTTATGCAAAAAAACCGCTAGCAAATTTTTTGGTagataaattcaaattaGAAAAACCTCAAGTCTTTGAACTATTATTTTCTCTAGGGATGTGCCGCAACCTTGACACTAAAACGCCAGAAGGATTGGCTAGAATCAGACGTTTTTTGACCAGTTTTGATGTCTATGGTCCATTTCCAGTTCTATATTCAAAGTATGGTGGCCCAGGTGAACTTTCCCAAGGTTTTTGTAGGTCTGCTGCCGTTGCTGGTGCCACTTACAAATTAAATCATAAACTTGTGTCGTACGACCCTAATTCACAAACAGCATTTTTCGAAGATGGCTCTAGGGCTAGGGTAACGGAAAAGGTTGTCATGTCACCTACTCAACACCCACCTAATAGTGGTAATATCCCTgatcaaaaatatgaagTTCATAGGCTTACGTGTGTTGTTGAGAAGGATTGCTCACAATGGTTTAGTGAAGGAGAAAATGCAGCGATGGTGGTGTTTCCACCAGACTCGTTGAGTTCTGGAAATCGTGAATCTGTTCAAGTGTTGATCTTAGGCTCTGGAGCAGAAGTTTGCGAGCCAGGTACTTCAGTGTGGTATCTATCAACAATTCAACAGGGTCCGCAGGGAAATTTGGATTTAGATGCCGCACTGGATGCAATGATTACAAGTATATTAAGAGAGTCTTCTGAAATACCTGAGGATGATGACCTTGTAGAAATTGGCGCAAACGGTATTCCATTGGTTAATAGCGTGAAACTGGGaaaatctttcaaagagcTAATATTCAAAGAGCAAGTTAACTTCATTATGAAGTTATACTATACTCAATACACATCTACCCCTCCATTTGATGTTGTAACTCCCGATCTCTTTGATTTAAACAAATCAAATGAATTTATGCCTGGTGCATCAGATAACGGAATTCTTTACACGCCGTTACCATCGGGAGAAATATCATATGATGAGGTTATTACTGCAGCAAAACTCCTTTATGAAAAGATAGTAGGAAGCGATGATGacttttttgatattgactttgaaaatgatgaacaGGATATCAGAAATAATGCGACAAATATTGGAACATTTGATGAGAATGCAATAGcggatgatgatgatgatgatattagGATGATGGATTCTGAAACAGTTGAATTTGCCGGAGAAATGGAAATATGA
- the BIO3 gene encoding aspartate aminotransferase family protein, translated as MNDNKPKSNNVNDINALLAFDKAHIWHPYSSMNSNQIILPVLRAKGCKLTLADEQETQLIDGMSSWWCMIHGYSDERMNEALKTQIDDFSHVMFGGLTHLPAIRLAQNLLKFIDHPQLDAVFFADSGSVAVEVSLKMALQYQFSLNCPKKKKFITIKRGYHGDTLGAMSVCDPINSMHSLYGDYVPQNIFVTEPPLVDTLCTSSLHGSFQLGDNYDDETNRKAIKDMEETMNSCHEEICAVILEPILQGAGGMRLYHPKYLIELKKLCLKFDIPLIFDEIATGFGRTGEAFAFKHCDVYQKMIGTPASEIVDVFPDILCVGKALTGGYMTMSAVIASKRIANVISAKDTATKGTFMHGPTFMANPLACAAANASLNILMEGNWKDMVARIEAQLYRELYVELRNSHIYGKLINNLRVVGAVGVIELFEPIDGTFVQKRQVSKGIFIRPFGKLVYIMPPYIISGEELTILTTGIKQLLLEWSAYKIGNC; from the coding sequence ATGAACGACAACAAGCCCAAGAGTAACAATGTGAATGATATCAATGCCTTACTAGCTTTTGATAAAGCGCACATATGGCATCCATACTCATCTATGAATAGCAACCAGATCATCTTGCCGGTTCTACGTGCCAAGGGGTGCAAGCTTACACTTGCTGATGAACAAGAGACGCAGTTAATAGACGGAATGTCGTCTTGGTGGTGCATGATTCATGGTTATAGCGATGAAAGAATGAACGAAGCGTTGAAAACACAAATTGACGATTTTTCTCATGTTATGTTTGGTGGCCTCACCCATTTGCCCGCTATTAGACTTGCCCAAAATCTCCTCAAATTTATTGATCATCCTCAGTTGGATGCCGTGTTCTTTGCCGACTCTGGATCTGTGGCAGTTGAAGTGTCCCTGAAGATGGCCTTACAGTATCAGTTCTCATTGAATtgtccaaagaagaaaaaattcaTAACTATAAAACGCGGGTATCATGGCGATACATTGGGTGCAATGAGTGTATGTGACCCAATTAACTCGATGCATTCTTTATATGGCGACTACGTTCCTCAGAACATTTTTGTTACTGAACCACCACTGGTTGACACGTTAtgcacttcttctttgcaCGGTTCGTTTCAACTAGGTGATAATTACGATGATGAGACTAACAGAAAGGCAATAAAAGATATGGAAGAGACGATGAACTCCTGTCATGAGGAGATATGTGCCGTGATACTAGAACCAATCCTACAGGGTGCCGGTGGAATGAGGTTGTATCACCCTAAGTATTTGATTGAGCTGAAGAAACTCTGTTTGAAATTTGACATCCCGCTGATATTCGACGAAATTGCAACCGGGTTTGGCAGAACAGGCGAAGCGTTTGCCTTTAAGCATTGTGATGTATATCAGAAAATGATAGGAACTCCCGCCTCTGAAATAGTGGATGTATTTCCAGATATTCTTTGCGTTGGAAAAGCTCTCACTGGTGGCTATATGACAATGAGTGCTGTGATCGCCTCAAAACGCATTGCCAATGTCATCTCCGCGAAAGACACTGCGACCAAAGGGACTTTCATGCATGGCCCAACTTTCATGGCTAACCCTCTTGCCTGTGCAGCGGCCAATGCGTCACTAAATATCCTGATGGAgggaaattggaaagaCATGGTGGCTCGGATTGAAGCGCAGTTGTACCGAGAGCTCTACGTCGAGCTTCGTAATAGCCATATATACGGAAAACTGATTAACAATCTTAGGGTTGTTGGTGCAGTAGGCGTAATAGAGCTTTTCGAACCAATTGATGGGACTTTTGTCCAGAAAAGGCAAGTAAGCAAGGGTATCTTCATAAGGCCCTTTGGAAAGCTAGTTTACATTATGCCACCGTATATAATATCGGGAGAAGAACTCACTATTCTGACAACAGGTATTAAGCAGCTGCTTTTGGAGTGGAGTGCTTACAAAATAGGGAATTGCTGA
- the AMD2 gene encoding putative amidase, which translates to MTKGSYLEISVNKRQERDSKLFPEWLIPEDKLPGADVKNVLAWPVTSGFLSLEEIEITESSARFILESIKNRKWTAYQVALAFCHRASIAHQLVNCLSEVFFAEGLAQAKELDAYYEETGELKGPMHGLPISLKDNLNVIGQQTTLGFAGFCNNPEKFTYDSSLVSILRRMGAVFCFKTNVPTAMMMPETINHVFGETSNPFNRNLTCGGSSGGESALGALLGNCYLGIGSDIGGSLRIPASMQNLFTLRPTFGRFPTFGARSGLPGLESVNSVNGPISTNLDNLEFYCKTVVNEGKPWMHDPKCYEIPWKEVTLPKKLTFAVMKDDGYVKPYPGVVRGLESVISKLEKEGHEVIEWNPLNHDRLNEILLQMFVSDGGIHCKEYAGLTDEPFFPYMEPYGTVKEMGVSELWDLQSERTMLCKQYLEAWNTTASKTKSGEPIDAILLPVTPYSGAKKGTFRYCGYTSVFNALDWPAGVVPVTTADKTVDSKPDCYVPRNEMDKTTFDEFDPDMVDGGPVSIQVVCKKAQDEKVVSLMRHISEIIGTINYWTTKSALKD; encoded by the coding sequence ATGACAAAGGGTTCGTATCTTGAAATTTCTGTGAATAAAAGACAAGAGCGGGATTCCAAACTCTTCCCAGAATGGCTGATCCCCGAAGATAAATTGCCTGGAGCTGACGTCAAAAATGTTTTGGCATGGCCTGTTACTTCAGGCTTTTTGTCTCTAGAAGAGATTGAGATTACTGAGAGCTCTGCTCGTTTTATTCTAGAGAGCATTAAGAATAGAAAGTGGACAGCTTATCAAGTTGCATTGGCATTTTGCCATAGGGCAAGTATTGCACATCAGCTGGTGAATTGTTTGTCAGAAGTATTCTTTGCAGAGGGTTTGGCCCAAGCAAAAGAATTGGATGCCTACTATGAAGAAACTGGTGAGTTGAAGGGACCAATGCACGGCTTACCAatctctttgaaagatAATTTGAATGTTATTGGCCAACAAACTACTTTGGGATTTGCTGGATTTTGTAATAACCCCGAAAAGTTCACCTATGACTCAAGTTTGGTTAGTATACTCAGAAGAATGGGAGCAgtcttttgttttaaaaCTAATGTTCCAACAGCTATGATGATGCCAGAAACTATTAACCATGTATTTGGGGAGACTTCTAATCCATTCAACCGCAACCTAACATGTGGGGGTAGCTCTGGTGGGGAGTCAGCACTTGGTGCATTACTTGGGAATTGTTATCTGGGTATTGGTTCAGATATTGGAGGATCTTTAAGAATTCCTGCATCTATGCAGAATTTATTTACCTTAAGACCAACTTTTGGAAGGTTCCCAACATTTGGAGCGAGATCAGGTTTACCAGGCCTTGAGTCCGTTAATAGTGTCAACGGACCAATTAGTACCAACTTAGATAACTTGGAGTTTTACTGTAAGACGGTTGTTAATGAAGGCAAGCCTTGGATGCACGATCCAAAATGCTACGAGATTCCATGGAAAGAAGTTACTTTGCCAAAGAAGTTAACATTTGCGGTAATGAAAGATGATGGTTATGTAAAACCCTACCCGGGTGTCGTCCGTGGTTTAGAATCCGTTATTAGTAAACTGGAGAAAGAAGGCCATGAGGTGATTGAATGGAATCCATTAAACCATGATCGTTTGAACGAGATCCTACTTCAGATGTTTGTTAGTGACGGTGGCATCCATTGCAAAGAATACGCGGGTCTAACTGACGAACCTTTCTTCCCTTATATGGAACCATACGGCACAGTCAAAGAAATGGGTGTTTCAGAGTTATGGGATTTACAAAGCGAGCGCACAATGCTATGTAAACAATATTTGGAAGCTTGGAATACCACTGCTTCTAAGACGAAGTCTGGAGAGCCTATTGATGCTATATTATTACCAGTAACTCCATATTCTGGTGCCAAAAAAGGAACATTCAGGTACTGCGGCTACACATCCGTCTTCAACGCTTTGGACTGGCCGGCAGGTGTAGTCCCAGTTACCACAGCTGATAAGACTGTAGACTCAAAACCAGATTGCTATGTTCCTAGAAATGAGATGGATAAAACAACATTCGACGAATTTGACCCTGACATGGTGGATGGTGGACCAGTCAGCATTCAGGTCGTTTGCAAGAAAGCCCAAGACGAGAAGGTCGTTAGTCTCATGAGACACATATCTGAGATAATTGGAACAATAAACTACTGGACAACAAAATCGGCTTTGAAAGATTAG
- the LAC12 gene encoding lactose permease, with product MADTSSLPSIAQKNNHVTEVQHRRIPDKKQDEFYSDNEVEIDTIEDTELPGYLSKQYFPLYGMCFIVYLCSTMQGYNASLMGSIYTMKPYLNYYNLDVSSSSGTGLVFSIYNVGQICGAFFAPLSDWKGRKIAIMFGCFGVILRSIITGATSTKSGLIGGSYMLCFFSTIACAAAPAYCVEVAPSHLRGKVAGLYNTLWHVGSIIAAFITYGTNKNFPNSSKAFKIPLYCQMIFPGIVFIFGWLLPESPRWLVGVGREYEAREFIAKYHFGGNRDHPLIDYEMSEIIESFHGTDMSAPLEVLNLTPLFKRRSDRYRLGLIVAMGWFSQFSGNNVCSYYLPTMLTSVGMKSVSVNVLMNGVYSIVSWISSILGSFCHDKVGRRKMFMASTLGAALALSGLAICTARYQAGSKGASKGTLVFIYLFGVIFSFAFTPMQPIYPSEVSSNLMRSKSQLVNNVVSGVAQFVNQFAAPKAMKNITYWFYVFFVFFDIFEFTIVYFFFVETKGKTLEELAAVFEAPNPRKASTDPVFAAEVRRNMLRENGKRQIRAARSVANSNLNDHKIDAHKADAEKLIKIKEYV from the coding sequence ATGGCAGACACTTCTAGCTTGCCTTCGATTGCGCAGAAGAACAATCATGTAACTGAAGTTCAACATAGGAGAATTCCAGATAAGAAGCAGGACGAATTTTATTCTGACAATGAAGTTGAAATAGATACTATTGAAGATACGGAGCTCCCTGGTTACCTATCAAAACAATACTTCCCATTGTATGGTATGTGCTTTATTGTTTACCTCTGTTCTACCATGCAAGGCTACAATGCTTCTTTAATGGGTTCCATTTATACCATGAAGCCTTACTTGAATTACTATAATTTAGATGTAAGCTCATCTTCCGGAACTGGTTTGGTATTTTCAATCTATAATGTAGGTCAGATTTGCGGTGCATTTTTTGCTCCTCTCTCAGATTGGAAAGGAAGGAAAATCGCCATTATGTTTGGTTGTTTTGGTGTTATTCTTAGATCTATTATCACTGGTGCAACAAGTACGAAGAGTGGATTGATTGGCGGTAGCTATATGTTATGTTTCTTCTCTACTATTGCTTGCGCAGCCGCTCCTGCGTACTGTGTCGAGGTTGCCCCATCACACTTAAGAGGGAAAGTTGCCGGCCTTTACAATACTCTTTGGCATGTTGGTTCTATCATTGCAGCTTTTATCACATACGGtaccaacaaaaacttcCCTAATTCGTCTAAAGCTTTTAAGATTCCATTATACTGTCAAATGATTTTCCCCGgtattgttttcatttttggtTGGTTGCTACCAGAATCGCCCAGATGGTTAGTGGGAGTTGGACGAGAATACGAGGCTCGTGAATTCATTGCAAAGTATCATTTTGGGGGTAACAGAGACCACCCATTAATCGACTATGAAATGTCTGAGATCATAGAGTCATTCCATGGCACAGACATGTCTGCTCCACTAGAAGTTTTGAACCTTACACCAttgttcaaaagaagatctgATAGATATAGATTGGGGTTAATCGTGGCTATGGGATGGTTTAGTCAATTTTCTGGTAATAATGTCTGTTCGTACTATTTACCTACCATGTTAACAAGTGTCGGCATGAAGTCTGTTTCCGTCAATGTATTAATGAATGGTGTTTACTCTATTGTGTCTTGGATTTCATCGATACTCGGATCATTTTGTCATGATaaagttggaagaagaaagatgttCATGGCATCTACATTAGGCGCCGCATTGGCATTATCAGGATTAGCAATCTGCACAGCACGTTATCAAGCAGGTAGTAAAGGAGCATCAAAGGGAACATTGGTTTTCATCTATCTATTTGGTGtaattttctcttttgcATTTACTCCTATGCAGCCTATCTATCCTTCCGAGGTATCATCTAATTTGATGCGATCTAAATCTCAATTGGTGAATAACGTTGTGTCTGGAGTGGCTCAGTTCGTTAATCAGTTTGCTGCACCAAAAGcaatgaagaatatcaCGTACTGGTTCTACgtttttttcgttttcttcgATATTTTTGAGTTTACCATTgtttacttcttctttgtcgAAACTAAAGGGAAGACTCTCGAAGAGTTGGCTGCTGTATTTGAAGCTCCAAACCCAAGAAAGGCATCGACTGATCCAGTTTTCGCCGCCGAGGTAAGAAGAAATATGCTCAGGGAAAATGGTAAGAGACAAATCAGAGCGGCTAGAAGTGTAGCTAATAGTAACCTTAATGATCACAAAATAGATGCTCATAAGGCGGACGCCGAGAAATTAATCAAAATAAAGGAGTACGTTTGA
- the FEN2 gene encoding pantothenate transporter FEN2 — protein sequence MYGHSGSTRKLSTPSRIKAFFWGEPPESKEESRLLLKIDLLVLSYVCLNYWINYVDRTNLSNAYVSGMKEDLNFKGDEFNTVNTCFVVGYIIGMIPHNIILLRASPRYWLAFCGFSWGLLTLGMYKVTSVKQLYIIRFFQAVFESSTFAGTHLILGSWYKETEINTRSATFTSSGLIGSIFSGFMQSAIHKNMDGLHGLEGWRWLFIIDFVITIPICIYGLLCFPNTPDNMKSSWLFSEEELQMAQMRLPPKKDTKLDLTVIKRVVGKWHWWLFSLLWVLGGENESFGSNSLFALWLKYKNYSISSRNQYPMGIYAVAIAATYSSALYVDHTGGKRHWHVAIMISIMMLVVSIMILVDPMKDAVMFTAQYLAGCSYAGQAIFFAWANVVCRSDIEERAVVLASMNMFSSAVNAWWSILFYGATTTPKFKKGCYAMLGTTISAAGVAVVIRYLQSREEKSTSSTSSDEESIPSGNKVGKQGNVSVLYDSDQDLSQKKLPNVTVCQKESIND from the coding sequence ATGTATGGTCATTCCGGTTCAACAAGGAAATTGTCCACGCCTAGCAGAATAAAggcttttttttggggTGAGCCACCAGAATCCAAAGAGGAAAGTCGGTTACTATTAAAGATAGATCTTCTCGTTTTGAGTTACGTTTGCTTGAATTACTGGATAAATTATGTTGATAGGACAAACTTATCAAATGCTTATGTCTCTGGTATGAAAGAAGATCTCAATTTTAAAGGTGATGAATTTAACACAGTGAACACTTGTTTCGTTGTTGGTTATATTATAGGGATGATACCccataatattattttgttgagAGCTTCCCCTCGTTATTGGTTAGCGTTCTGCGGGTTCTCGTGGGGGTTACTTACTCTCGGAATGTACAAGGTCACATCCGTAAAACAACTTTATATCATTAGGTTTTTCCAAGCAGTTTTTGAGAGCTCTACGTTTGCGGGCACACATTTAATTCTAGGATCTTGGtacaaagaaacagaaattaATACTAGAAGTGCGACTTTCACTAGCAGTGGTTTAATTGGATCAATTTTCTCCGGATTTATGCAAAGTGCGATTCATAAAAACATGGATGGATTGCACGGACTAGAAGGTTGGAGATGGttgtttattattgatttCGTAATTACTATACCAATTTGCATATATGGTTTGTTGTGCTTCCCAAACACGCCAGACAATATGAAAAGTAGTTGGTTgttttctgaagaagagttgcAAATGGCACAGATGAGATTACCACCAAAAAAGGACACAAAACTAGATCTCACAGTAATTAAAAGAGTTGTAGGAAAATGGCATTGGTGgctattttctttattatgGGTTCTGGGTGGTGAAAATGAATCTTTTGGTTCCAATTCATTGTTTGCATTATGGTTGAAATACAAAAATTACTCTATCAGTAGTAGAAACCAATATCCCATGGGTATATATGCTGTTGCAATTGCTGCTACCTATAGTTCTGCACTTTATGTTGACCATACTGGTGGTAAAAGGCATTGGCATGTTGCGATAATGATAAGCATAATGATGTTAGTGGTATCTATAATGATATTAGTGGATCCAATGAAAGATGCAGTAATGTTCACTGCTCAATATTTGGCAGGGTGCTCTTATGCAGGTCAAGCAATATTTTTTGCATGGGCTAACGTCGTTTGCAGAAGTGATATCGAGGAACGTGCGGTCGTTTTAGCATCTATGAATATGTTTTCAAGTGCCGTAAATGCATGGTGGTCCATTCTATTTTACGGTGCAACAACAACCCCTAAATTTAAAAAAGGTTGCTATGCGATGCTAGGTACAACTATATCTGCAGCAGGTGTGGCAGTAGTTATCAGATACTTACAAAgtagagaagaaaaaagtaCCAGTAGTACTTCTTCAGATGAGGAATCTATACCATCAGGGAATAAAGTAGGGAAGCAGGGAAACGTATCAGTTTTGTACGATTCAGATCAGGATCTTTCCCAGAAAAAACTTCCAAACGTGACAGTTTGTCAGAAGGAGTCAATTAACGATTAG